The genomic interval CCCATAGGCGATTTCATACCCGCTCCAGAGCCTGTAGAAATAGCTAGAGGTATCATACCAAAAACCATAGCAATCGTTGTCATAAGAATAGGACGCAAACGCGATTCTCCAGCTAAAATAAGAGCCTCATCAGTGCTATATCCTTCTTTGCGCTTTTCATTTGCTACATCAATAAGCAAGGTAGCATTCTTACCTACTAATCCCATTAGAATCATAAGTCCCATAAGCGAAAACATACTAAAAGGCTGCTGCACAACAAAAAGTGCGATAAATGCTCCAGCAAAACTAAAAGGCAAAGTCATCATAATGACAACAGGTTGCAAAAAGGATTCATAAAGAGCAGCCAAGATAAGATAAATCAACACAATCGCCGTTAAAACCGCTACAAGAAAGGCTATCATCATTTCTTGTGCATTTTCAGCTTCACCTTGAAGCTTAAAAGTAGCGCCCGGCTCAAGCCATTCATTTGATTTTTGCGCAGTGATATTCATCATATCACCCAAAGAAATACCAGAATTTTTTACAGGATACGCATATACCGTAACGCTCCGTTGTCTATCAAAACGAGAAATGACCGAAGGGGCAGAGGTATGCTCTATTTCTACAAGCCCCTCTACAAACATCAACTCACCCTTGCTATTTTTCACTTGTAATTTTTTTATATCATTAAGTGAGATTCTATCATTATCAGGTGCTCGGATAGTAATGTCGTATTCCTTACCCCTATCTTTATAATACCTGACAATCGCCTCACCAGAAAATGCTCCACGCACGACATTACCAATATCTTGCGCATTCACGCCATATCTATCGGCATTCGCACGAAGCACCCTCAAACGATACTCGGGCAAATCATCTGATGTATTAAGGTGGATATTAGTAACCTTGCCTGCCAATGTTGGATCAGTTTTTAAAAGATTGATGAGATTATCCTTTGTTTTTTTCAGTGTCTCACCATCGGGTGCAAGAATTGCCACTTGATAAGGAGAATTATCTCCTCCACCAAAATCTGATACTTCAGATGTAGAAATCACAAATTCTTTCCCCACTTCACTTGCTTTAAGCTGTTCTCCTATATCAGCCATAATCTTAAATTGTGATTCTTTATTTGCGCGCTCTTTTTTTGGCTTCAACCTCGCATAAATCTGTGCCTTAAAAATCGTTTTTTGCGCGTCATAGCCTATTTGCAAAGTCGTAAAGTCAATATCACTATGTGCCATTACTATGTTTTGCAGTTCATTTGTTTTTTCTTTCATAGCATTCATACTCGTGCCGGGTGTAGTTTCCATAAATACTTGAAACTCACTCTTATCATCGGAGATAATAAATTCCATACCAAGCTTAGCTAAAAGTGTAAGGGAGAGAAAAAATATACCCACAATACCCACAATCACCTTGACTCTATTGCGCAATACAAAGGCTAGAGTTTTGACATAATACGCATCAAGTCTCTTAAAAAAAGGCTCTGTGCGATAATAGAATTTAGAGTGTTTAGGATTCACAACGATAGACGAAACCATTGGAATGATTGTAATCACAACGATATACGAGATACCAATCGCAGCAGCCACGGTTATACCAAAGCTTTGGAAGAATCTCCCCACGATTCCGCTCATACTTCCCACAGGGATAAATACTGATAAAAGCATTGCTGAAATAGCAATGAGTGCAAAACCGATTTCGCGCACACCCTCATAAGCCGCCTCACGCTTACGCATTCCGTGTTCAAGTTTCTTATGGATATTCTCAATTACCACAATCGCATCATCAATGATAATCCCAATCGCAAGAGCTACTGCAAGAAGAGTAAGCATATTTAAAGAGAATCCAAAAAAATTCATTAATGCAAAAGTCCCAAAAATAGAAATAGGAATACTAATGGCTGATACGAGCGTAATAGTCGCACTTCGTAAGAAGATAAAAACCACAGATACAGCCAAAAATACGCCAAGAAGCACATCAAATTCCACTGAAGAAATGGCTGCACGCACATTTTGTGTTGTATCTTTAAAGACTTTAATATCATACTCTGGGCTTATAGATTCTATTTGTGGCAGCACCTTCATCACCGCATCGGCAATGGAAATATCATTAGCGCCTGCGATTTTTTGCACTTCAAAAATCACACCGGGCGTTTTGTTAAAGGACGCAAAAGTCTTATCTTCTTCAATGCCATCTTCAATCGTAGCAATATCAGCTAATCTAATTCCCTCCGCAATACGAATATTTCCTATATCACTTACATCAGCACTTTGAGCATCGGTTGTTATAGCCCATTCACTCAATGTCCCAATGAGTTTCCCGCCATCAACTTCTAGATTCTCTAACCCTACTTTATTAGAAATATCTGTATAAGTTATACCATATTTATTAAGCATACTAGGGCTTACAAAGATTCTAATCTGTCGCTCTCTATGCCCTCTCATCTCAACGCCACCAACACCAGAGATTTTTTGCAACAATGGTTTTATATTATCTTTAGCGTGTCTCATCATTTCAGATGAAGGGACTTTATCACTTGTGAGAAATAAAGAGATAATAGGAGCGGAAGAGCTATCAAATTTATAAACTGCTGGTCTTTTCACGCCAGAATCAAGCTGCACCGTGCCCACTTTATCTCGCACATCATTGACTGCATCACTTAGAGGCTTTTCAAGCTCAAATTGCACAATTACAACACTTGAATTACGTGCTGAACTTGAAGTTACTTTTTTGAGCCCATCAATACCCATAATAGCTTCTTCAATCTTATCTGTTACTTTTGTCTCTACAATCTCCGCACTTGCACCCGGATAAGCTGTGATAACTACTGCCACAGGAAAATCAATATCAGGAAAAAGTGAAGTTGGCATTTTAAATACGCCTAAGAATCCAAAAAATAAGATTGCAAAGGCGAACATTAAAGTTGAAATTGGACGAGTAATGGCAAATTTATACATTATTTTGTCCTTATATAACCATCACCAAATGTGCCCGGAATGATGTCTTTTGCCATTGCCTCGGCTTTTACTTTGCGTGTGCTTGTGCTTGCGGTAGGATAGATCTTACTTATTGTTGTATGTAAATCCTCTTTACGCCCATCAATACGGAAATCAAATCTATCACCTACTTTAATTTTGTTTATATACTTAAAATCAAATTCCAAAACAAGCTTTACATCTTGACTAATGATTCTAAAAAGCTTTGTGCTATGAGCACTTACCCCATCACCAAGCTCAACCTCTTTAGAAGCTATCACACCATCAAATGGTGCTCTTAGCTGTGTTTTACTTAACACCGCCTTTTGATAGTTATAATCTGCCTCAAGTTTTTTATATTCTGAAAGGTATCTATCAAGCGTATTTTTATCTACTGCTCCACCAGAACGTTTATAACGTTCCCACTGCTTTTTTGCAAAAATATATTGTTGTTCAACTGAATTCATTTGAGAAAAAATATCTTGATTAAAAAGATTAAGAAGCAAATCTCCTTTTTTCACCTCACTACCGACATCAACAAAAATATCAGATACAATGCCACTTGTAGCGAGATTTAAATTAGCATCTTTTATTGCTTCAGCATTAAAAATTGCATAAACATCTTCTGCCCACATTGACGAAGCGAGAAAAATCCCCGCTACTATACCTAAAACCTTTTTCATCTCTCCTCCTTTTTATTACTACTCAATATGTTGTTGCAAATCTTGTCCGCTATAATAAATATAATATGCCTTTTGCATCTCATAATTATTGAGTGCTTGATTGTAAGTTGATTCTGCTTCAAATTTCTTTGTCAAAGATTGAAGATAATCCACAAAATTAAGAATCTGTGCGTCATATTTTTTTGCTACATTCTCAAATGCAATGCTTGCTGAACGCAATGCTGCCTCTGATGCTTTAATCTTTGCTACGGCAATTTCAAGGCTTTTGCGATACATCTTTTCATCTTTTTTTTGCTCTTCTTTTTTATAAGCAAGCTCTTTAAGAGATTTTAAATAACCAAGTTGAGCAGCTTCATATTGCCGATAAGTCGTAAGTGCATCAAGGTGAATAGTCGCATTAATCATAATCTGATTTTGATTAAGCGGAAATTGACGTTGTAACATAGGCAGGATATCATTGGGATTCATTCCACCTAAACCACCTTTAAACCTAATTGCTCCCGGTTTAGTAATATCGCTATTTACCACATAAGTATCACTGATACTTAAAATTGGAAGATAATTAAATTGTCGCGCTTGATATTTTGCGCTCAATGCTTGGAAGTTAAGCATATTTAAGTCGTGGCGATTTTCATCAAGTGCAAAAAGCGGTGCTTTAATATTTTTACGCTCAAGCTCTTGCACCTCTGTATTTGCAAGAAGTGAGAG from Helicobacter hepaticus ATCC 51449 carries:
- a CDS encoding efflux RND transporter permease subunit yields the protein MYKFAITRPISTLMFAFAILFFGFLGVFKMPTSLFPDIDFPVAVVITAYPGASAEIVETKVTDKIEEAIMGIDGLKKVTSSSARNSSVVIVQFELEKPLSDAVNDVRDKVGTVQLDSGVKRPAVYKFDSSSAPIISLFLTSDKVPSSEMMRHAKDNIKPLLQKISGVGGVEMRGHRERQIRIFVSPSMLNKYGITYTDISNKVGLENLEVDGGKLIGTLSEWAITTDAQSADVSDIGNIRIAEGIRLADIATIEDGIEEDKTFASFNKTPGVIFEVQKIAGANDISIADAVMKVLPQIESISPEYDIKVFKDTTQNVRAAISSVEFDVLLGVFLAVSVVFIFLRSATITLVSAISIPISIFGTFALMNFFGFSLNMLTLLAVALAIGIIIDDAIVVIENIHKKLEHGMRKREAAYEGVREIGFALIAISAMLLSVFIPVGSMSGIVGRFFQSFGITVAAAIGISYIVVITIIPMVSSIVVNPKHSKFYYRTEPFFKRLDAYYVKTLAFVLRNRVKVIVGIVGIFFLSLTLLAKLGMEFIISDDKSEFQVFMETTPGTSMNAMKEKTNELQNIVMAHSDIDFTTLQIGYDAQKTIFKAQIYARLKPKKERANKESQFKIMADIGEQLKASEVGKEFVISTSEVSDFGGGDNSPYQVAILAPDGETLKKTKDNLINLLKTDPTLAGKVTNIHLNTSDDLPEYRLRVLRANADRYGVNAQDIGNVVRGAFSGEAIVRYYKDRGKEYDITIRAPDNDRISLNDIKKLQVKNSKGELMFVEGLVEIEHTSAPSVISRFDRQRSVTVYAYPVKNSGISLGDMMNITAQKSNEWLEPGATFKLQGEAENAQEMMIAFLVAVLTAIVLIYLILAALYESFLQPVVIMMTLPFSFAGAFIALFVVQQPFSMFSLMGLMILMGLVGKNATLLIDVANEKRKEGYSTDEALILAGESRLRPILMTTIAMVFGMIPLAISTGSGAGMKSPMGICIIGGLLFSMFLSLLIVPAIYRFLAPVDDWLQKFYKPKAEDKF
- a CDS encoding efflux RND transporter periplasmic adaptor subunit; the encoded protein is MKKVLGIVAGIFLASSMWAEDVYAIFNAEAIKDANLNLATSGIVSDIFVDVGSEVKKGDLLLNLFNQDIFSQMNSVEQQYIFAKKQWERYKRSGGAVDKNTLDRYLSEYKKLEADYNYQKAVLSKTQLRAPFDGVIASKEVELGDGVSAHSTKLFRIISQDVKLVLEFDFKYINKIKVGDRFDFRIDGRKEDLHTTISKIYPTASTSTRKVKAEAMAKDIIPGTFGDGYIRTK
- a CDS encoding TolC family protein, yielding MKRIVLILGFFSILNAQQIPQDSMHYLVQAQDNAQNIESTQSSGRVFTLIELIEGAKKNYNLEAKDLAILQAQATSRAAWGEFLPTLDGAYQYQDTNNPSMRMKTHTGSIKGNWEVFSGFKTYNKVREKGSLYRASIEDRENTKDQLFLSVIEQYYGYFTNRAQLLSLDQKRIQLQSNIKRVERLFNSGLTTIDDVESLRAELLATEHDIENIKMEIEKNKLMLSLLANTEVQELERKNIKAPLFALDENRHDLNMLNFQALSAKYQARQFNYLPILSISDTYVVNSDITKPGAIRFKGGLGGMNPNDILPMLQRQFPLNQNQIMINATIHLDALTTYRQYEAAQLGYLKSLKELAYKKEEQKKDEKMYRKSLEIAVAKIKASEAALRSASIAFENVAKKYDAQILNFVDYLQSLTKKFEAESTYNQALNNYEMQKAYYIYYSGQDLQQHIE